In Passer domesticus isolate bPasDom1 chromosome 1, bPasDom1.hap1, whole genome shotgun sequence, one DNA window encodes the following:
- the ID4 gene encoding DNA-binding protein inhibitor ID-4 isoform X2, with the protein MKAVSPVRHPSRKAQPGVAGGGGGHPALRCLAEHSGCKGSPPSGEEPAALCLQCDMNDCYSRLRKLVPTIPPNKRVSKVEILQHVIDYILDLQLALETHPALLRQQPPPPALHPGSCPAGTPRTPLTALNTDPVRGRLC; encoded by the exons ATGAAAGCCGTGAGCCCCGTCCGGCACCCCAGTCGCAAGGCGCAGCCCGGCgtggcgggcggcggcggggggcacCCGGCTCTGCGGTGCCTGGCCGAGCACAGCGGCTGCAAGGGGAGCCCGCCGTCGGGCGAGGAGCCGGCGGCGCTGTGCCTGCAGTGCGATATGAATGACTGTTACAGCCGGCTGAGGAAGCTGGTGCCCACCATCCCGCCCAACAAGAGGGTCAGCAAAGTGGAGATCCTACAGCACGTCATCGACTACATCCTCGAcctgcagctggctctggagACGCACCCAGCGCTGCTCCGgcagcagccgccgccgcccgctcTGCACCCAGGCAGCTGTCCCGCgggcacccccaggaccccGCTGACTGCCCTGAACACTGACCCGGTAAGAG GCAGGCTCTGTTAA
- the ID4 gene encoding DNA-binding protein inhibitor ID-4 isoform X1, which produces MKAVSPVRHPSRKAQPGVAGGGGGHPALRCLAEHSGCKGSPPSGEEPAALCLQCDMNDCYSRLRKLVPTIPPNKRVSKVEILQHVIDYILDLQLALETHPALLRQQPPPPALHPGSCPAGTPRTPLTALNTDPAGSVNKPGDSILCR; this is translated from the exons ATGAAAGCCGTGAGCCCCGTCCGGCACCCCAGTCGCAAGGCGCAGCCCGGCgtggcgggcggcggcggggggcacCCGGCTCTGCGGTGCCTGGCCGAGCACAGCGGCTGCAAGGGGAGCCCGCCGTCGGGCGAGGAGCCGGCGGCGCTGTGCCTGCAGTGCGATATGAATGACTGTTACAGCCGGCTGAGGAAGCTGGTGCCCACCATCCCGCCCAACAAGAGGGTCAGCAAAGTGGAGATCCTACAGCACGTCATCGACTACATCCTCGAcctgcagctggctctggagACGCACCCAGCGCTGCTCCGgcagcagccgccgccgcccgctcTGCACCCAGGCAGCTGTCCCGCgggcacccccaggaccccGCTGACTGCCCTGAACACTGACCCG GCAGGCTCTGTTAACAAGCCGGGGGACAGCATCCTCTGCCGCTGA